The genomic interval CGCCGGTCAGCGGCGGGACGACCGACCGGAGCGTGGATTCGAGGACGCCGGCGTTGAACGAGGCGTGACGACGGTGGAAGACGACGGTGTCGACCACACCGACCTCGGCGGCCTCGGCCGGGACCGGCAGCCCCATCTGTGCGAGCAACTGGACCTGACAGAGCGTCTCCAGCAGCGTCGTCTTCCCGCCGGAGTTGGCGCCGGTGAGGACCGCGACGCGGTCGCCGCTTGGCGGGGCGTTCGGGCTCTGGACATCCAGCGTGTGATCGCCGACGGCGTAGGTGATCGGTTGCGGGTCGTCGACATCGGCGAGCGTGAGGTTCCGGGCATCGCGGACTGCGACGGTCTCCCGATCTTCGACGAGTGTCGGCCTGACGAGATCGAACGCGATAGCGAAGCGGGCGAGCGAGACCGACAGCGCGAGGTCGCCGACGGCCTCGACCGCTGCGTCGACCGTCTCGCGCGCGGCTTCGAGGTCGTCTTCCAGCCGATCGGCGACGGCCGACTCCCGCTGTTCCCGGTCGGCTCGGAGCCCGCTCCGGAGTTCCCGTAGCGCAGTCTCGACGAAGTCCCGGGCGTCCGTCGCCTCGCCGGGCATCGCCTCGCGGACCCGCGCCCGCGCCAACCCGGTCTCGTCGGTCACGTACCGCGCCAGTGCGTCCTGGAACTCCGACGGGCGTCCGGCGCCGTCCTGGACCGCCTCGACGACCTCGGCCGAGCCGGCCGCGAGGTCTTCGACGTGGCCCAACTGCTCACGGAGCCGATCCAGTTCCTCGTCGGCGCCGCGACCGACGCCGTCGCCCTCGCCTGCGAGACCGGCGAGCGCCGCCCGGGCCGACGTCAGGTGGTCGCTGTCCAGCGCTGCAACCGGCCCGAACACGCCGTCCGAGACACCGACCGCCTGGAGAGCGATCGCCGTCTCGACAGCGGCGCGGTCACCGCCAGAATCGTATCCCTCGAAGGAATCGACGACGGCGTCCCGCTTCTCCTCGGAGAGCGCTGCCCAGGTGTCCCGCGCAGAGAGCACGTCGTCGAGGCGTTCGTCCATCGATTCTTTCGAAGGCAGCGGCGTCAGCACGCGGACCCGGTCGGCGGCGTCCGGCGTGACGGCGTACTCCTCGGCCAGGTCGAGCAGTTCCTTGTAGACCTCACGAGTGTCCCGGGTGGCAAGCAGTTCCATCGACTCGGCGCCGCTGGCTCGCCGGAGGATTCGCGTCGCCCGGCCACGTGAGAGTCCAGCCGTCGTGAGTGTTCGGGTGTCGGCCGACTCGATCGCCTCGACGGCCCGTTCGACGCCCAGCTCCCCGGACAGCAGCTCGGCTGTCTTCGGGCCGATCCCCCAGTACTCCTCCAGTCGCATGGCGGGACCGTCGAGCGGTGGCCGCTTAGTCGTTGTTCTTGGACGCGGGCGGGAGGATCACCGCACCGCACGCCACCCCAGCGGGCACAGCCGCACGACTCAAGCCCCCAGGGGCGCAACCAGCGGCTATGGATTCCTGGCGCACGGCCGACGACCCGGCCTGTCCGGCCTGTGGCGAGCCCCTGGCGCCGACAGCCATGGAGTGTCCACACTGCGACGAGCAGTTCCTCTCCGAGGAGGAGGCCGAGGCGCTCGCCGAGCACCTGGCCGAGGCACTCGACGCGGAGCCCCGTGGGGCACCCCGGTGGGCCGTCCTCCTGACCGGGCTGGCGCTGGGGATCGCCATCGCACCGCTGGTGACCTACGCCGGCGTCATCGCGACCGGCGCCCGATCGCTCGGGGTCGTCGCCACGCTCTTGCTCGCCGGCTGGCTGCTCCCCGGACTGTATCTCGCCCGGTTCCGGAACCCCAGCGAAGTGCTCTCCCGGGGCCTCTATCTGGTCGTCGCCGGGATCGGCGCTGTCGTCGTCGCCGTCGGCTACGACACGTTTTCGGCCGGTACCTCGACCGTCTCGGGGGGGACGGCGCTGCTCCTGGCACTCCTCGCCGTTCCCGCAGTGGTCGCTGCGTTGCTGGCCAGACGGGCCTCGAACCGCGCGGCTCGCCAGCTCCGCGGCGAGCCCGGCCGACTCCACGAGCGGGCCGGCCTCGACGACGAGGAGTGACTACCCCTCCGTCCCGGCGCCCTCGGGGACGAACCGGCCGGCGATCCAGCCGACGACGGCGGCGATCACTGCCGGCACGCCGGCCATCAACAGCAGGACGAGGAAGAGGCTCCCGCGCTCGGCGAGACCGCCGTCGACGGCCACCAGCGGGCTGAGCGCGACCACCGG from Haloarcula pelagica carries:
- a CDS encoding zinc ribbon domain-containing protein, producing MDSWRTADDPACPACGEPLAPTAMECPHCDEQFLSEEEAEALAEHLAEALDAEPRGAPRWAVLLTGLALGIAIAPLVTYAGVIATGARSLGVVATLLLAGWLLPGLYLARFRNPSEVLSRGLYLVVAGIGAVVVAVGYDTFSAGTSTVSGGTALLLALLAVPAVVAALLARRASNRAARQLRGEPGRLHERAGLDDEE
- a CDS encoding MutS-related protein; amino-acid sequence: MRLEEYWGIGPKTAELLSGELGVERAVEAIESADTRTLTTAGLSRGRATRILRRASGAESMELLATRDTREVYKELLDLAEEYAVTPDAADRVRVLTPLPSKESMDERLDDVLSARDTWAALSEEKRDAVVDSFEGYDSGGDRAAVETAIALQAVGVSDGVFGPVAALDSDHLTSARAALAGLAGEGDGVGRGADEELDRLREQLGHVEDLAAGSAEVVEAVQDGAGRPSEFQDALARYVTDETGLARARVREAMPGEATDARDFVETALRELRSGLRADREQRESAVADRLEDDLEAARETVDAAVEAVGDLALSVSLARFAIAFDLVRPTLVEDRETVAVRDARNLTLADVDDPQPITYAVGDHTLDVQSPNAPPSGDRVAVLTGANSGGKTTLLETLCQVQLLAQMGLPVPAEAAEVGVVDTVVFHRRHASFNAGVLESTLRSVVPPLTGGDRALMLVDEFEAITEPGSAADLLHGLVTLTVDRGALGVFVTHLAADLEPLPETARTDGIFAEGLDPDLDLQVDYQPRFGTVGRSTPEFIVSRLVANASDPVERSGFETLAHAVGEEAVQRTLSDARWTDGDGG